The sequence below is a genomic window from Equus caballus isolate H_3958 breed thoroughbred chromosome 11, TB-T2T, whole genome shotgun sequence.
CCCAGCAAACAACTAAGTTTAAGCTGAGTTTTAAGTTCAATATGTAACTTGATCAGTGGAATGGAGTAcagtggggttttttcccccattccTCATAGTATATGTGTGAGAGATTACTAAAACAATAAGTATTCAAGTCAAATGATAACTCCAGCAGCCACTAAAAAGTTGATCCTCACCTGCTGGTCTTGTTACTGTCAAACAGCAGTAAAATTTCTACAGTAGAAACTAGTGCCAGACAAAATGTttacgtttttctttttttaaaaaaggtgatATAGGAGTGGATGGAAGGTAGAGCCAAAGCTGGCAGCCCCATTAATCTTACAACTTCCCTAATTACAGCAATCACAAGGCCTGCCTTAAATACATCAAATCCCAAAAGTTGTCTTCTGTGAGGGCAGCTGAAGTCTACTTCAACTCAACTTCATCTATTATTTAAGGAAGCATAAGTCAAAGTAAGAGTTAGTTCAACATAATTTGTTTCACTCATGATTGAACCACACTATGGACCCCAGAAGCAGTTAGGTAAACGATATTTTCTAGAAGCTTAATTATGCTCTGATGCATGCACAAACTACACTTTGAACGTACGAAACGGGCACCACCTGAGCCATACATCTCCAAAATACGAGATGTGCTTGTTTTTTAAGCGCCATCCATAACACTTTGAATTAACTTTTAATAGGAATGCTCTCACTTACTTAAAAGTAGTGTTTTCTCCCTTCCGACCTCAGAAAGCAACAAAGCTTGATATaaaaaatctgttctctttgcatTAAATGCAAATGAAGATGCGCACAATTTCTGAAAACACTACTAATACATTTGTAGTTTGCTGATATGCCTGTACATGAAATGCTTGAGAGACATCTGGTTTGGGAGAACACTTGCTATTTAATCATCCTAAATTTAATCATGTCATGTTTACCTTAAATATTTTCAACACTGGCTTTTCCTTGGCAGTATGATAAATGTGTTGTCAAATCTAAGAAGTGTGTATTAATTCCAAAACTATTTAGGTAGGCAGGCATTTGGTGGAGAAAGGCGTATGGGACTTGGCTGCtggcagaaggaagaaatgattCTTGGTGACACATGGATGCCACCTTTTCAAGCTATGGAATATTTTGAATCTCAACAGTACCACAGCACAGGAGCTATAAAACCACCAGAGCAAAATATCAGATTTAAAACAGCACTGAGCTTTATAATACTTGCAATGTTTTGTTTAAATCAATGACTTTTACTTGTCACTTAAATACAGACTTTTTTATGATggttaaaacatttttcattattttcctataaggttaaaatcttgtttttttaaaaccaaacttCAGATTTTATGTCTTCCATCTACACCTTCACATAGACGTTATAAAGAAATGCTACCATTTTCTTAGAAGTCTAAACTTTATATTGAGGAAAAACTTGAGttcattatattaataattacactTTGTACAGGTCGTTTGATACTTAACCATAATACTACTCTGCAAAGGAAAGATCAAAAACATGGATGTCAGAAAAAGATCAACaagagctattattattataagacTTGCCAACACAAGATACTGAATAATAGCAGTCATCTCTACAGAAAAGTTCTCCATAGGAACACAGTAACATTCAAATTTCCAAGGATGAAAATGTTAACAGCAAAGCCATTTAGGCTTAATAATAACAGAAGGTAGCGAACTAATCAAAGAAATTATGTAATCTTCCAAGAAgaagataaagttaaaaatttcaaAGCCATCTCTTATCCATCCTAATACAGGCATTTAGATCCTTGTCATTACACTTAGAATATATACCAACCCATTAACAGCACAAAACGCTATTACTGCATGCACCTAAGCTTCTAGAAGTTTGCACCTTAAAAAGCTTCTGAGGTCCAGGCAGTACTGTAGtctcaaaaataatcagaagGAAATGAATGGGTCTGGCACTAGGCTCTAAACTTCATCAGCAGGAAGGAGGgaatattaacatttatattcTAAATGTTTATGACAGGTAACATGTATTGATATTAAGGGGGGCAGAAAGGTGACACAACATAAAGATTTCACACCCATTATGTAATGACTCATATGTATCTaagtttttctgttaaatgaaGCACTAACATACCATTCTATATATACTGTCCAGTTTAAAACATGCAGCTAAGGAACAACCTACAATTCAAAGACAGAATCCAATGACATGTCAAAACTGCATTGGTAACTATGAATTTTATTATGTGGACATCTACTGTGGCATGCATCTGTACAAACCTTTCAGGCAGTGGTCCACAGCTGGGTTATGAATAAAAAGGCAtgaatttttctctcattttattacaATGAAGTTTAACAGTACAGAAAATGTCACATGACCTTAGTGGGTCAGATTTCTTAAACCCTGCAACATGAGGAATtctaaatacattaaatattgtTACACATTCAGACTTCCAATGTACAGGTACTTGGAAACAGTTACAGCCCTCACCAAGCTAGGTTGGGGACATGAAGTCCAACAGCATCTGAAATGCTGTGAAGGCATAACTTTACAAATAGCAATGTAAGCTTACAGAACTTGCCTTTATTAAGGTGGTATGTTCATGTAATTCCAGCGCCTTCACAATATAACGAACCAAATTTACTATACTTCACTTCTAAAAACCTAGatgaaacatgaaaaagaagCCATACAGTATAAATTGCAACTTCAGGAAAATTCCTGCTTTattattccaaataatttttcccaTGTAAATAAATGTCCAATAGTTCCTGGTATGTGGGAAGATAATGTTTGTTAAAGTCACAATGAAGCCTTATTGACGGAAGCTTGGCTATATAAACAGCACAAGTTGAGAAAAGGTTTAATCTCCAAACCTATTAGACTGGATGAAGTAAGATCAGTAACGGCCACCTTGCGACATTACAGGAGGTCTCATTCCCATCGGAGGTCGAGGAGGCCCACCTTGGTAAGGGGGCACCATTGGCGGTCCCTGCCCATATGGCGGCATAGCACCAGGAAGGTAACCTGGCATGCCTTGATGATGACCACCATACTGACCTAAAAAACACATTTAAGACACAAAAAAGAGATTGAGTTGAACTATATAGGGTACTTTTAAATACAATGTATTTTGCAgctaaatttaacattttatgtgtatacagtcatgtgtcacttaacgatgcagatatattctgagaaatgcatcattaggcaattctGGCATCACGCATACaccacagagtgtacttacataaacctagatggtatagcctactatacaccaaGGTTATAGGGTAATAATTTTATGGGACAATCGTCAAATATGCAGTCtattgttatgcagcacatgactgtactaaaAAATCCACTAAatacaagaaacacaaaaagaggaatacCATGAGGCGGCATTGGGGGTCTCATTCCTTGCTGCTGTGGGATGCCTGGCTGTGGTGGCATCATACCTCCAATTGGTCCAACCGGTGGATTACCAATGGGAGCCTGTCCTGGTCGAGGAAGATTACGTTGATATTTAGGTAACTGTGCCCTTCTCTCttcctagaaataaaaataagcacaaTGTTAAACACTTGAATGCAGAGATTCATTAAGCACAAAGGCAAGCATCTAaaatcttatttataattttttaaaaaatgtactctTACACCAACCAATTACTTTTGCCCCACAAACTAGTCCAACTACTTAAAATCTCGATGCCTTAAGAAAACTTCacctatttttatatttgaagcaTGCCAACAACTTTCCAGGAATTTAAATTGCTTCAGTAAGAAACTGTCTAGAGAAGAAGGCATATGGGCTTTGAGGGACCTGCAGATTCTACCTCACACTAAACTGTTTCTTCAATTAACTTATGCAAATTTACGTCTaactaaaatgatttttaagagatttttattgtcttcttttagAAATACTctggaggggaaagggagggaacgCATCTAAGAGCAAAACGTGCAACATTCACTTTATTTTGTGGTTCTTAAAACTCAGAATGGTAAAAGCCACTTAGTAAGCATTAAATCAGATCGTAAGACCATCAGTGTACACTAACACTTTTCAAGTGGACACGGTGCTACAATGGTATTCAAGCAAACTCTGCTAGTAAAAAACTATAAACAACTTACCAGTGATATATCCTCATCTGGATGGATCAACTTACTGGTTGCACTGGTTGTTGTAAGTGTAGCAGGCTTACTTGTTATTGAAGCCGCTGGCTTAGCTGCAGTGCTATTTGTTGTACTAGTGGTTGAAGCGGTAGACTGTGTATAAGCAGGGAATGTAGGCTTTGGGGGTTCTGTAGTTGTCGCAGGGGTACTATTTAAGGGCTTGAAATCTGTACCAACAGGTCCTTGCACAGCTGCCTGAGCCTGTAAAACACAATCCTTCATCAATCAAACTTCAAAACCCAAAATTGTTGAGTACATCTACTACCAATTTAACTTAAAACTAAGACACCAACATTTAATAAAGAATCAAACttataatgaaattaaaacaaaatcagcAGGATAAATGCTCCACAAAATTTAGGATAACATATCAAAAGATGCTGAATCAAAGTCACATCCAAAACACAGCAGTGGAGACAATAAACAAGACCACATATATAACTTCTCATCTACTTCCTCACcccaaattaattaatttacgAAGTTTTGTATTTATTCCAGATTGATGAAATATAGTATCATAAAATGGAATAGCATATATTCTAATTTTGCTATTCTAAATTAgttgtttaaaataacaaaaccGCCAAgcagctcaaaaaaaaaaaaggtagaaattaCAGAATATAAATGTTTGGATAAATTCCAGTATTAAGAATAACACGAACAATTAATATCAATGGTGACACATTAAAGGTATGTCCTTCAGAAGTATTCTTTATATAATACAATGCCCTCCCAATTAACAATGGCTGGATGATTATCATGGACAAAAGAGTTTGGTAGGACCTTTTAAGTAAAAAGTTACCAATAATAAATGTTACTTTTCATAATATCAAACATGTGAAACGTAGACTACGCCAACTTTAGAATCAAATGCAGAGCACTAAATTTCCTTACATTATATGTGATGCATTAGATTAAACAGCATAAATCAAAACAGCTTAATCATGCATCAGGCTAACCATTGGCCACTACAATGCATTTACTGCTTACATGCTTTTAACCCTTTAGAACCATAGGAGTTTGgggtacatttttttctattagtgTGAAATCAAATTTTTTAATACTATTGATTTATATATCATTaatgtcacttaaaaaaattaaacataacatATTTTTGGGAAAACATTTAGTTTTAAGTAGGGTCCAAAGGGTTAAGTTATAAagccattttaacaattttaaactGCAACTTCCTGCGTACTTGTGCTGTGCTAGGAAACAGAGCTTTAGAAGATGCAGACAGACTTTCTGAATTGGATGAAGCTGTACTTGAGCTTGTTACAGGTGTCCCCATCTGTAgcataaaagaaaggaaacaatgaaaagtCTCCAAACAAATGGGTAAAAATAAGCCATGtggtagactttttttttttagtatagaTTGCATTTTTGTAAACACAAAATATAATGCAATCAAAACTGATTTATTTTAAGAGGCAGGCAGTTAATGAATTTAAGATACACAAAGTGACAGTATGagcctcaaaaaaaatttttaattccacACCAATAAACCTAGTTAACCAGTTTCTTTTCAGAAACTCAATTTTGTTTTGTAgtgtgatatttaaaaaatgacagactAAAAATAAGGATGCAAATGACACTTCAATCCAATTCTCTAACAATGACTCTACAAAAGATTTTTGCCAAAAGTTTAACATCTCCCAATAAACAAAATCCCCACCCACCTCAAAAACATAAGTTAATGTGCTTCAAGGGCACTTAAGGTAATGCTTTTAATTCAGCAaccacaaacagaaaaaagaattgaaaaaagaaaacatctaacagataattttaaagtgaaaaagaaaaaacacacatctTATTCTTAATTCTGAAtgaatctgaaaaaagaaaaaggtaacaatcattatatacattatataacaGAAGCAACTTTTCCGAGTTCTGAAAAGACCAGATCAGTAGGAATTAGAGTTCTACGCTAGAGGAAGAGCCCAACAAATGATTTGCTAAGATCTTAGGATTTTCGTCTTTGGCTTTGGTTTCATTCTACTCATAGTTCAACAGGTGAAGGAGGATCTCTAAACATTACCATGTCTAAGTACCAAAAATTAAACTTCCATTTCTAACTAAAGCTAAAAATAACCACAGCTATGAAAAAAATATCATACTACACtatctctgggctccagccaaTCTTTTATGAGGAAATCAATAAAACATGGAAGAAAACAGGCCACCTcattgtatatttaatatattaaaaagatttttcttttaaaaaaaaaaactgactaCAACAATTTCAAAGATTTCCCTAACAACTGCATTTTACCTTTACATATAAGTACACTCCTTTTCAGAAACTTCACCTTACCTGTCCAGCACTGGGGAAAAGAGGCTTAGTAACTGGAGGCTGCGGAGCAGGAACTGTTGCTGTTGGTGCAGGTGGTCTATTAAGAATACCTGGTGCTGAAACAGCCTGTGCTTGAGTCATTGGAGGAATTCCAGGACGTGGAACAGGAGGGGGCATACCTGTAGGGAAGAAATGTTGGGGGGGACCCAGTTGTCCAAACATTtagttcagaaaaaatattttcccaaaactTTGTGGTTAAAACATACCATATTAAAAATGCTTCTGTACTACAAAGTTACTATTGATTGCTGAACTAATGAAGTCCAAAGAAATCAGGCACTTGCCCTTGAACAATATTGCCTCAAACTTTCCATGTCTCTGTGTACCTCCCGAATTTTGGGAAATGAAAGATACCACTAGAGACCTTGCATATGGGCAAAGCAGTAATTATTGATATTACTGATTCAGCAAACTTTGAAACATATAAGAGAATTATCTCAATCATCTAACAGATGTTCTCTGAACTCTAATGCAAATTACAGTGAAAACTTTGCTAAGTCATATACCCATAAAAATTCTCCCAGAAAACTATGTTATTCCTTAGacactttaaataaattttcctaaaatgcaTTAGTGCATTCTTTAAACTTCCTCAACATAACGTAAAACTTTTACCAACTTCACATTATCAAATGAACATCAGTTATTATTATTCTATATTCCTTTAAATGCCTAAACTATCTCAGAGCATAATGTATGTGGAGCTGTTGCCTAAAATTAATGGCTGCTCTGGCAATGATTCAAATTTtgcttctgctttatttttcctgtgcCTTCTTACATCAACTGTCACTTGAGTACTTCTAAATCTGCTATGGACTGCAAACCAAACTTGTTAGGATTATTAAGCATAAAAAGCAAGGCAGTTCATGAAGGACTCTTATTAGAGGCACACTACTTGGCTAAACAAATCCATTTCCCTACATTATAGGCTAAAAAGTCAATATAGAGTCATGCCTCACTCAATGACAAGGACACATTCCGAGAAATTtgttgtgggaacatcatagacCATACTGAAGGGGAATAAAATCTGCCACCCCAAAGTGTGTCATCTCTAACATGATTATTTTAGGCTGagcatttttaagaaacaaaagactcaaagtttTTGTTACCTCCCCCTCAACAGCCTAAAAGAATACAGATTTAAAAAACCTGTCTTGGGAAGCAACCTATCACCtcagcataacatgaactaggtggtaaacagggaggaacctagaaaagcctgttagTTGTGCTTccctgtgttcttctgtttccatatggccaaacacttgttttccaaatgtttgctcctttttgccgacctgtgaattgcctttctgTCCTTCAAAGGCCctgactgcccccacccccaacactaTCTTTTGTGTTCAGCTGAGGATGCTATTTAAAGTGAGGGTTTCGGCCATTTTATTgaattattcagttttcctgggtttctcccatgtatacgttattaaacttttctttttctcctgttaatttgtcttaCGTCAACTTagttcttagaccagccagaagaacctagaagggtagagaaaaatttcttccttctccacagtacttagacaaacctagaagggatagcctactacacacctaggctatatggtactaaatCTTTTAGTATCCGTCGTTGACTAAAACATCACTATGCAGCACATGATCGTAGTTCATTTTCCAGGCTCCCTTTCAGCTAAAGGCTCCATTACACCTATTTCTGGCAATATGTAAGGAGCTTCTGGGaaagttatttttctccccagtaaaagaaaaaggagagcacATTGCTGCTGACACCCCTTTGTGCCTGAGTCATCTTGCAACCACTGAGTGACATGTCTGAGGGAGAAAGCTAAAGTTACCAAAGGGGAAAATCTAAAAAGCATGAGTTCTTGATATCACAGAGCCACTGAATCtaccacttttctttttcttgagtgaGATAAATGTCTACACTGTTTAATACAGTTCGTTGGATTTCTCTATTACTTGCTAAAATAGTCTCCACTGCTCGTCTAAAATATTCCTAACAAATACAATCACTCTTAAGTATGTGAGCTTCAATGCATAGACCACTAATTTTGGCTGCTTTGAAGCCTACTATTTATTCTGACAATGTATTTCAAAACTCACAAAAAGGGTCCATCATAACACTTctcacagtaatttttttttttttggaggaagattagccctgagcgaacatctgccaccaatcctcctctttttgccaagggagactggccctgagctaacatccatgcccatcttcctctactttatatgtgggacgcttgccacagcatggcttgacaagcagtgtgtaggtccgcacctaggatccaaactggcgaactccgggctcctgaagcagaatgtgtgcacttaaccactgtgccactgggctgacccctcacagtaattttaaaaagtcgtCATCAACTTAcggaaattttaaaactacattgCAACAATGCCCACAAAT
It includes:
- the ZNF207 gene encoding BUB3-interacting and GLEBS motif-containing protein ZNF207 isoform X1, producing the protein MGRKKKKQLKPWCWYCNRDFDDEKILIQHQKAKHFKCHICHKKLYTGPGLAIHCMQVHKETIDAVPNAIPGRTDIELEIYGMEGIPEKDMDERRRLLEQKTQAESQKKKQQDDSDEYDDDDSAASTSFQPQPVQPQQGYIPPMAQPGLPPVPGAPGMPPGIPPLMPGVPPLMPGMPPVMPGMPPGLHHQRKYTQSFCGENIMMPMGGMMPPGPGIPPLMPGMPPGMPPPVPRPGIPPMTQAQAVSAPGILNRPPAPTATVPAPQPPVTKPLFPSAGQMGTPVTSSSTASSNSESLSASSKALFPSTAQAQAAVQGPVGTDFKPLNSTPATTTEPPKPTFPAYTQSTASTTSTTNSTAAKPAASITSKPATLTTTSATSKLIHPDEDISLEERRAQLPKYQRNLPRPGQAPIGNPPVGPIGGMMPPQPGIPQQQGMRPPMPPHGQYGGHHQGMPGYLPGAMPPYGQGPPMVPPYQGGPPRPPMGMRPPVMSQGGRY
- the ZNF207 gene encoding BUB3-interacting and GLEBS motif-containing protein ZNF207 isoform X2, translating into MGRKKKKQLKPWCWYCNRDFDDEKILIQHQKAKHFKCHICHKKLYTGPGLAIHCMQVHKETIDAVPNAIPGRTDIELEIYGMEGIPEKDMDERRRLLEQKTQESQKKKQQDDSDEYDDDDSAASTSFQPQPVQPQQGYIPPMAQPGLPPVPGAPGMPPGIPPLMPGVPPLMPGMPPVMPGMPPGLHHQRKYTQSFCGENIMMPMGGMMPPGPGIPPLMPGMPPGMPPPVPRPGIPPMTQAQAVSAPGILNRPPAPTATVPAPQPPVTKPLFPSAGQMGTPVTSSSTASSNSESLSASSKALFPSTAQAQAAVQGPVGTDFKPLNSTPATTTEPPKPTFPAYTQSTASTTSTTNSTAAKPAASITSKPATLTTTSATSKLIHPDEDISLEERRAQLPKYQRNLPRPGQAPIGNPPVGPIGGMMPPQPGIPQQQGMRPPMPPHGQYGGHHQGMPGYLPGAMPPYGQGPPMVPPYQGGPPRPPMGMRPPVMSQGGRY
- the ZNF207 gene encoding BUB3-interacting and GLEBS motif-containing protein ZNF207 isoform X7, whose amino-acid sequence is MGRKKKKQLKPWCWYCNRDFDDEKILIQHQKAKHFKCHICHKKLYTGPGLAIHCMQVHKETIDAVPNAIPGRTDIELEIYGMEGIPEKDMDERRRLLEQKTQAESQKKKQQDDSDEYDDDDSAASTSFQPQPVQPQQGYIPPMAQPGLPPVPGAPGMPPGIPPLMPGVPPLMPGMPPVMPGMPPGMMPMGGMMPPGPGIPPLMPGMPPGMPPPVPRPGIPPMTQAQAVSAPGILNRPPAPTATVPAPQPPVTKPLFPSAGQAQAAVQGPVGTDFKPLNSTPATTTEPPKPTFPAYTQSTASTTSTTNSTAAKPAASITSKPATLTTTSATSKLIHPDEDISLEERRAQLPKYQRNLPRPGQAPIGNPPVGPIGGMMPPQPGIPQQQGMRPPMPPHGQYGGHHQGMPGYLPGAMPPYGQGPPMVPPYQGGPPRPPMGMRPPVMSQGGRY
- the ZNF207 gene encoding BUB3-interacting and GLEBS motif-containing protein ZNF207 isoform X8, which encodes MGRKKKKQLKPWCWYCNRDFDDEKILIQHQKAKHFKCHICHKKLYTGPGLAIHCMQVHKETIDAVPNAIPGRTDIELEIYGMEGIPEKDMDERRRLLEQKTQESQKKKQQDDSDEYDDDDSAASTSFQPQPVQPQQGYIPPMAQPGLPPVPGAPGMPPGIPPLMPGVPPLMPGMPPVMPGMPPGMMPMGGMMPPGPGIPPLMPGMPPGMPPPVPRPGIPPMTQAQAVSAPGILNRPPAPTATVPAPQPPVTKPLFPSAGQAQAAVQGPVGTDFKPLNSTPATTTEPPKPTFPAYTQSTASTTSTTNSTAAKPAASITSKPATLTTTSATSKLIHPDEDISLEERRAQLPKYQRNLPRPGQAPIGNPPVGPIGGMMPPQPGIPQQQGMRPPMPPHGQYGGHHQGMPGYLPGAMPPYGQGPPMVPPYQGGPPRPPMGMRPPVMSQGGRY
- the ZNF207 gene encoding BUB3-interacting and GLEBS motif-containing protein ZNF207 isoform X4; translation: MGRKKKKQLKPWCWYCNRDFDDEKILIQHQKAKHFKCHICHKKLYTGPGLAIHCMQVHKETIDAVPNAIPGRTDIELEIYGMEGIPEKDMDERRRLLEQKTQESQKKKQQDDSDEYDDDDSAASTSFQPQPVQPQQGYIPPMAQPGLPPVPGAPGMPPGIPPLMPGVPPLMPGMPPVMPGMPPGMMPMGGMMPPGPGIPPLMPGMPPGMPPPVPRPGIPPMTQAQAVSAPGILNRPPAPTATVPAPQPPVTKPLFPSAGQMGTPVTSSSTASSNSESLSASSKALFPSTAQAQAAVQGPVGTDFKPLNSTPATTTEPPKPTFPAYTQSTASTTSTTNSTAAKPAASITSKPATLTTTSATSKLIHPDEDISLEERRAQLPKYQRNLPRPGQAPIGNPPVGPIGGMMPPQPGIPQQQGMRPPMPPHGQYGGHHQGMPGYLPGAMPPYGQGPPMVPPYQGGPPRPPMGMRPPVMSQGGRY
- the ZNF207 gene encoding BUB3-interacting and GLEBS motif-containing protein ZNF207 isoform X3, which encodes MGRKKKKQLKPWCWYCNRDFDDEKILIQHQKAKHFKCHICHKKLYTGPGLAIHCMQVHKETIDAVPNAIPGRTDIELEIYGMEGIPEKDMDERRRLLEQKTQAESQKKKQQDDSDEYDDDDSAASTSFQPQPVQPQQGYIPPMAQPGLPPVPGAPGMPPGIPPLMPGVPPLMPGMPPVMPGMPPGMMPMGGMMPPGPGIPPLMPGMPPGMPPPVPRPGIPPMTQAQAVSAPGILNRPPAPTATVPAPQPPVTKPLFPSAGQMGTPVTSSSTASSNSESLSASSKALFPSTAQAQAAVQGPVGTDFKPLNSTPATTTEPPKPTFPAYTQSTASTTSTTNSTAAKPAASITSKPATLTTTSATSKLIHPDEDISLEERRAQLPKYQRNLPRPGQAPIGNPPVGPIGGMMPPQPGIPQQQGMRPPMPPHGQYGGHHQGMPGYLPGAMPPYGQGPPMVPPYQGGPPRPPMGMRPPVMSQGGRY
- the ZNF207 gene encoding BUB3-interacting and GLEBS motif-containing protein ZNF207 isoform X6, which translates into the protein MGRKKKKQLKPWCWYCNRDFDDEKILIQHQKAKHFKCHICHKKLYTGPGLAIHCMQVHKETIDAVPNAIPGRTDIELEIYGMEGIPEKDMDERRRLLEQKTQESQKKKQQDDSDEYDDDDSAASTSFQPQPVQPQQGYIPPMAQPGLPPVPGAPGMPPGIPPLMPGVPPLMPGMPPVMPGMPPGLHHQRKYTQSFCGENIMMPMGGMMPPGPGIPPLMPGMPPGMPPPVPRPGIPPMTQAQAVSAPGILNRPPAPTATVPAPQPPVTKPLFPSAGQAQAAVQGPVGTDFKPLNSTPATTTEPPKPTFPAYTQSTASTTSTTNSTAAKPAASITSKPATLTTTSATSKLIHPDEDISLEERRAQLPKYQRNLPRPGQAPIGNPPVGPIGGMMPPQPGIPQQQGMRPPMPPHGQYGGHHQGMPGYLPGAMPPYGQGPPMVPPYQGGPPRPPMGMRPPVMSQGGRY
- the ZNF207 gene encoding BUB3-interacting and GLEBS motif-containing protein ZNF207 isoform X5, whose product is MGRKKKKQLKPWCWYCNRDFDDEKILIQHQKAKHFKCHICHKKLYTGPGLAIHCMQVHKETIDAVPNAIPGRTDIELEIYGMEGIPEKDMDERRRLLEQKTQAESQKKKQQDDSDEYDDDDSAASTSFQPQPVQPQQGYIPPMAQPGLPPVPGAPGMPPGIPPLMPGVPPLMPGMPPVMPGMPPGLHHQRKYTQSFCGENIMMPMGGMMPPGPGIPPLMPGMPPGMPPPVPRPGIPPMTQAQAVSAPGILNRPPAPTATVPAPQPPVTKPLFPSAGQAQAAVQGPVGTDFKPLNSTPATTTEPPKPTFPAYTQSTASTTSTTNSTAAKPAASITSKPATLTTTSATSKLIHPDEDISLEERRAQLPKYQRNLPRPGQAPIGNPPVGPIGGMMPPQPGIPQQQGMRPPMPPHGQYGGHHQGMPGYLPGAMPPYGQGPPMVPPYQGGPPRPPMGMRPPVMSQGGRY